From Ictidomys tridecemlineatus isolate mIctTri1 chromosome 2, mIctTri1.hap1, whole genome shotgun sequence, the proteins below share one genomic window:
- the Nmrk2 gene encoding nicotinamide riboside kinase 2 isoform X3: MKLIVGIGGMTNGGKTTLANGLHRSLPNCCVIHQDDFFKPQDQIAVGEDGFKQWDVLESLDMEAMLSTVQAWLSNPQKFARAHGVSVQPGAPDTHILLLEGFLLYSCKPLVDLYSRRYFLTVPYEECKWRRSTRTYAVPDPPGLFDGHVWPMYQKYKQEMEANGVDVVCSPAA; this comes from the exons ATGAAGCTCATCGTGGGCATCGGAGG CATGACCAACGGCGGCAAGACCACTCTGGCCAACGGTCTCCACCGCTCACTGCCCAACTGCTGCGTGATCCACCAGGATGACTTCTTTAAG CCCCAAGACCAAATAGCGGTTGGGGAGGACGGCTTCAAACAGTGGGACG TGCTGGAGTCCCTGGacatggaggccatgctgagcaCCGTGCAGGCCTGGCTGAGCAACCCTCAGAAGTTCGCCCGCGCCCACGGGGTCAGCGTCCAGCCAGGCGCCCCGGACACCCACATCCTTCTCCTGGAAGGCTTCCTGCTCTACAGCTGCAA gCCCCTGGTGGACTTGTACAGCCGCAGATACTTCCTGACTGTCCCCTATGAAGAGTGcaagtggaggaggag CACCCGCACCTACGCCGTCCCTGATCCTCCGGGCCTCTTTGACGGCCACGTGTGGCCCATGTACCAGAAGTATAAACAAGAGATGGAGGCCAACGGCGTGGACGTGG TGTGTTCTCCAGCAGCCTGA
- the Nmrk2 gene encoding nicotinamide riboside kinase 2 isoform X1 produces MKLIVGIGGMTNGGKTTLANGLHRSLPNCCVIHQDDFFKPQDQIAVGEDGFKQWDVLESLDMEAMLSTVQAWLSNPQKFARAHGVSVQPGAPDTHILLLEGFLLYSCKPLVDLYSRRYFLTVPYEECKWRRSTRTYAVPDPPGLFDGHVWPMYQKYKQEMEANGVDVVYLDGTKPREELLREALEDIQNSLLNRG; encoded by the exons ATGAAGCTCATCGTGGGCATCGGAGG CATGACCAACGGCGGCAAGACCACTCTGGCCAACGGTCTCCACCGCTCACTGCCCAACTGCTGCGTGATCCACCAGGATGACTTCTTTAAG CCCCAAGACCAAATAGCGGTTGGGGAGGACGGCTTCAAACAGTGGGACG TGCTGGAGTCCCTGGacatggaggccatgctgagcaCCGTGCAGGCCTGGCTGAGCAACCCTCAGAAGTTCGCCCGCGCCCACGGGGTCAGCGTCCAGCCAGGCGCCCCGGACACCCACATCCTTCTCCTGGAAGGCTTCCTGCTCTACAGCTGCAA gCCCCTGGTGGACTTGTACAGCCGCAGATACTTCCTGACTGTCCCCTATGAAGAGTGcaagtggaggaggag CACCCGCACCTACGCCGTCCCTGATCCTCCGGGCCTCTTTGACGGCCACGTGTGGCCCATGTACCAGAAGTATAAACAAGAGATGGAGGCCAACGGCGTGGACGTGG TGTACCTGGACGGCACGAAGCCGCGTGAGGAGCTGCTCCGCGAGGCCCTGGAGGACATTCAGAACTCGCTCTTGAACCGCGGCTAG
- the Nmrk2 gene encoding nicotinamide riboside kinase 2 isoform X2 codes for MTNGGKTTLANGLHRSLPNCCVIHQDDFFKPQDQIAVGEDGFKQWDVLESLDMEAMLSTVQAWLSNPQKFARAHGVSVQPGAPDTHILLLEGFLLYSCKPLVDLYSRRYFLTVPYEECKWRRSTRTYAVPDPPGLFDGHVWPMYQKYKQEMEANGVDVVYLDGTKPREELLREALEDIQNSLLNRG; via the exons ATGACCAACGGCGGCAAGACCACTCTGGCCAACGGTCTCCACCGCTCACTGCCCAACTGCTGCGTGATCCACCAGGATGACTTCTTTAAG CCCCAAGACCAAATAGCGGTTGGGGAGGACGGCTTCAAACAGTGGGACG TGCTGGAGTCCCTGGacatggaggccatgctgagcaCCGTGCAGGCCTGGCTGAGCAACCCTCAGAAGTTCGCCCGCGCCCACGGGGTCAGCGTCCAGCCAGGCGCCCCGGACACCCACATCCTTCTCCTGGAAGGCTTCCTGCTCTACAGCTGCAA gCCCCTGGTGGACTTGTACAGCCGCAGATACTTCCTGACTGTCCCCTATGAAGAGTGcaagtggaggaggag CACCCGCACCTACGCCGTCCCTGATCCTCCGGGCCTCTTTGACGGCCACGTGTGGCCCATGTACCAGAAGTATAAACAAGAGATGGAGGCCAACGGCGTGGACGTGG TGTACCTGGACGGCACGAAGCCGCGTGAGGAGCTGCTCCGCGAGGCCCTGGAGGACATTCAGAACTCGCTCTTGAACCGCGGCTAG
- the Dapk3 gene encoding death-associated protein kinase 3, whose protein sequence is MSSFRQEDVEDHYEMGEELGSGQFAIVRKCRQKGTGKEYAAKFIKKRRLASSRRGVSREEIEREVSILREIRHPNIITLHDVFENKTDVVLILELVSGGELFDFLAEKESLTEDEATQFLKQILDGVHYLHSKRIAHFDLKPENIMLLDKNVPDPRIKLIDFGIAHKIEAGNEFKNIFGTPEFVAPEIVNYEPLGLEADMWSIGVITYILLSGASPFLGETKQETLTNISAVNYDFDEEYFSSTSELAKDFIRRLLVKDPKRRMTIAQSLEHSWIKAIRRRNVRSEDSSKKPERRRLKTTRLKEYTIKSHSSMPPNNTYANFERFSKVLEEVAAAEEGLRELERGRRLCREDVEALTAIYEEKEAWYKEESDSLGQDLRRLRQELHRTEALQRQAQEEARGALLGASGLKRRFSRLENRYEALAKQVASEMRFVQDLVRALEQEKLQGGECSLR, encoded by the exons ATGTCGTCGTTCCGACAGGAAGACGTGGAGGACCACTATGAGATGGGCGAGGAGCTGGGCAG TGGCCAGTTCGCCATCGTGCGGAAGTGCCGGCAGAAGGGCACTGGAAAGGAGTATGCGGCTAAGTTCATCAAGAAGCGCCGCCTGGCGTCCAGCCGGCGTGGTGTCAGCCGGGAGGAGATCGAGCGGGAGGTGAGCATCCTGCGGGAGATCCGGCACCCCAACATCATCACTCTGCATGACGTCTTTGAGAACAAGACGGACGTGGTGCTCATCCTGGAGCTGGTCTCTGGTGGGGAGCTCTTCGACTTCCTGGCAGAGAAGGAGTCGCTGACCGAGGACGAGGCCACCCAGTTCCTCAAGCAGATCCTGGATGGCGTTCACTACCTTCACTCCAAGCGCATCGCTCATTTCGACCTTAAG CCAGAAAATATCATGCTTCTGGACAAGAATGTGCCCGACCCCCGGATCAAGCTCATCGACTTCGGCATTGCCCACAAGATTGAAGCAGGGAATGAGTTCAAGAACATCTTCGGCACCCCGGAGTTTGTGG CTCCTGAGATTGTCAACTATGAGCCCCTGGGCCTGGAGGCAGACATGTG GAGCATTGGCGTCATCACCTACATCCT CCTTAGTGGCGCGTCCCCATTCCTGGGTGAAACCAAGCAGGAGACCTTGACCAACATCTCGGCCGTGAACTACGACTTCGACGAGGAGTACTTCAGCAGCACCAGCGAGCTGGCCAAGGACTTCATCCGCCGGCTGCTGGTCAAAGATCCCAA GAGGAGAATGACCATCGCCCAGAGCCTGGAGCATTCCTGGATCAAG GCCATCCGGAGGCGCAATGTCCGCAGTGAGGACAGCAGCAAGAAGCCTGAGCGGCGGCGCCTGAAGACCACACGGCTCAAGGAGTACACCATCAAGTCGCATTCGAGTATGCCGCCCAACAACACCTACGCCAACTTCGAGCGCTTCTCCAAGGTGCTGGAGGAGGTGGCGGCTGCCGAGGAGGGGCTGCGCGAGCTGGAGCGTGGCCGCCGGCTGTGCCGCGAGGACGTGGAGGCGCTGACGGCCATCTACGAGGAGAAGGAGGCCTGGTACAAGGAGGAGAGCGACAGCCTGGGCCAGGACCTGAGGCGGCTGCGGCAGGAGCTGCACAGGACGGAGGCGCTGCAGCGGCAGGCGCAGGAGGAGGCCAGGGGTGCCCTGCTGGGGGCCAGTGGGCTCAAGCGCCGCTTCAGCCGCCTCGAGAACCGCTACGAGGCGCTGGCCAAGCAGGTGGCCTCCGAGATGCGCTTTGTGCAGGACCTGGTGCGCGCCCTGGAGCAGGAGAAGCTGCAGGGCGGGGAGTGCAGCCTGCGCTAG